A section of the Drosophila subobscura isolate 14011-0131.10 chromosome A, UCBerk_Dsub_1.0, whole genome shotgun sequence genome encodes:
- the LOC117903726 gene encoding nose resistant to fluoxetine protein 6 has translation MLIILLLFKVLAVLGDGVGWPWGTTSLLVDIVRTVPKSYNATMSQCEKELLALRDAWRDRQYWALKALDASGEGFSNIMLGQSSWLGSPATCRAVNEPVLKQLTPQQSKLLEEVAPFPFDYQVAYIKARSPWQMSVSIKEDPLLHIGLCLPRSCSTPRVERLLRQALATGHSFQRWQMRPQLEYAKKPQLRSEFYRSRTLHLLLAVAAGTLLLTVLASSGLADSSRMLACFHVSSNWRRLRRAGNPSQENSVINGLRVCAAFILLGVHVMWYKYYSVDPSLEILDKIVTLTMQHTYVPLVVEVFFVISGYLTVTNFLRDEQLLQNIARDSLAGNAHRYCRQLLHRYLRLAPLQLVILLLAALSMEYQRQVSVFHITDPLDELCPRHWHRYLLFIQNLFPLVELCGNWTWSLACDMQIHMLALLLLFAHARHPRVVRWLVALLMAGNFGYTVVMMNVLNVGGHFESFFHTAEWFYVSPIVRLLPYIVGAAYGYSQARGCATPFDQLLPNWWSKLGLLCVALWLTHQILGAHLSSPLVITIFMILLRLLFATGISHLINWGDSPKPSEPRAPAPTRWLLALLQANSMQRASRFTYAIYLLNPIVILNFYYSFSSGLQADAAMIFLLTVAHSVICYVLAIGLTLIIETPFNRLSNLLLTTIFGKEKSL, from the exons ATGCtaataattttgttgctgtttaaaGTCCTTGCCGTGCTGGGCGATGGCGTGGGCTGGCCATGGGGCACCACATCCCTGCTGGTGGACATCGTTAGAACTGTGCCAAAGAGCTACAATGCAACGATGAGCCAGTGCGAGAAGGAGCTGTTGGCCCTGAGGGATGCCTGGCGGGATCGCCAGTACTGGGCGTTGAAGG CTCTGGATGCCTCGGGTGAGGGCTTCTCAAACATCATGCTGGGCCAGAGCAGCTGGCTGGGCAGTCCAGCCACCTGCCGTGCCGTCAATGAGCCAGTGCTGAAGCAACTAACGCCGCAACAGTCGAAGCTCCTTGAGGAGGTGGCACCCTTTCCCTTTGACTACCAGGTGGCGTACATCAAAGCCCGATCACCGTGGCAAATGTCGGTGAGCATCAAGGAGGATCCATTGCTGCACATTGGTCTCTGTCTGCCCCGAAGCTGCAGCACGCCCAGAGtcgagcggctgctgcggcaggcACTGGCCACGGGCCACAGCTTCCAGCGCTGGCAGATGCGTCCACAGTTGGAGTACGCGAAGAAGCCGCAACTACGATCGGAGTTCTACCGCAGCCGCACactccacctgctgctggcagtggccGCGGGAACGCTGTTGCTCACCGTGCTGGCCAGCAGTGGCTTGGCGGACAGTTCCCGCATGCTGGCCTGCTTTCATGTCTCCAGCAACTGGCGGCGCCTGCGTCGGGCGGGGAACCCCAGCCAGGAGAACAGCGTCATCAATGGGTTGAGGGTGTGCGCGGCGTTTATCCTGCTGGGCGTGCATGTCATGTGGTACAAGTACTACTCCGTGGACCCGTCGCTGGAGATACTCGACAAGATAGTCACACTGACGATGCAGCACACATATGTGCCACTCGTGGTGGAGGTGTTCTTTGTTATCAGCGGCTACCTCACCGTCACGAACTTCCTGCGGGACGAGCAGCTTCTGCAGAACATTGCACGGGACAGCCTGGCTGGCAATGCGCACCGCTACTGCAGGCAGCTTCTGCATCGCTATCTGCGACTGGCACCGCTTCAGCTTgtcattctgctgctggccgcacTCAGCATGGAGTACCAGCGGCAGGTGTCCGTTTTTCACATCACCGATCCGTTGGACGAGCTCTGCCCGCGGCACTGGCACCGCTACTTGCTGTTCATCCAGAACCTTTTTCCCCTCGTTGAGCTCTGCGGGAACTGGACGTGGTCGCTGGCCTGCGACATGCAGATCCATatgctggccctgctgctgctcttcgcaCACGCGCGACACCCGAGGGTGGTGCGCTGGCTGGTTGCACTGCTGATGGCGGGGAATTTCGGCTACACGGTTGTCATGATGAATGTCCTCAATGTGGGTGGCCATTTCGAGTCGTTCTTCCACACGGCGGAGTGGTTCTACGTGAGTCCCATTGTCCGCCTGCTGCCCTACATTGTTGGCGCTGCCTATGGCTATTCGCAGGCGCGTGGCTGCGCGACTCCCTTCGATCAGCTGCTGCCCAATTGGTGGTCCAAGCTGGGGCTGCTCTGCGTTGCGTTGTGGCTCACGCATCAGATTTTGGGCGCGCATCTCTCCTCGCCCCTGGTAATCACTATTTTTATGATCCTTTTGCGACTGCTGTTTGCCACAGGCATCAGCCATCTCATCAACTGGGGCGACAGTCCGAAACCGAGTGAACCGCGTGCACCTGCGCCCACGCGCTGGCTGCTTGCCCTGCTGCAGGCCAACTCGATGCAGCGTGCTAGTCGCTTCACCTACGCCATTTACCTGCTGAATCCCATTGTCATACTCAACTTTTACTACTCCTTCAGCAGCGGCTTACAGGCAGATGCCGCCATGATT TTCCTTCTAACTGTGGCCCACTCGGTGATTTGCTACGTTCTGGCCATTGGACTAACGCTGATAATCGAGACTCCATTCAATAGGCTGTCCAATCTGCTGCTGACCACCATTTTTGGCAAGGAGAAGAGcctctaa